Proteins from a single region of Lasioglossum baleicum chromosome 1, iyLasBale1, whole genome shotgun sequence:
- the LOC143214279 gene encoding E3 ubiquitin-protein ligase RNF185, producing MSTTKEEAGPSKSWDSTTGEPEVDNRTFECNICLDTAKDAVISMCGHLFCWPCLHQWLETRPLKRVCPVCKATISREKVIPLYGRGDTRHEDPRNNVPPRPTGQRTEPESNGFSSFGFGDNSFMSFGIGTFPFAFLTSTFNFGETRPSAAPTGTSHYEEEQFLSKVFLWVALVFICWLLMA from the exons ATGAGCACTACGAAAGAAGAGGCAGGCCCATCGAAATCATGGGATTCTACCACAGGGGAACCAGAGGTGGATAATCGAACCTTTGAGTGCAATATTTGTCTTGACACTGCCAAAGATGCAGTCATTAGTATGTGTGGACATTTGTTTTG TTGGCCGTGTTTACATCAATGGCTAGAGACCCGTCCACTGAAGCGAGTGTGTCCTGTTTGTAAAGCAACTATCAGCAGAGAGAAAGTCATTCCGTTATATGGGCGCGGAGATACAAGGCACGAAGATCCTAG GAATAATGTTCCACCACGTCCAACCGGACAAAGAACAGAACCTGAAAGTAATGGATTCTCAAGTTTTGGGTTCGGAGATAATTCTTTCATGTCATTCGGTATCGGGACATTTCCATTTGCATTTTTGACATCGACTTTCAATTTTGGGGAAACACGACCGAGCGCAG CTCCTACAGGAACGTCACACTATGAAGAGgaacaatttctttcaaaaGTGTTTCTATGGGTGGCATTGGTATTCATCTGTTGGCTTCTGATGGCATAA
- the LOC143214241 gene encoding dynein axonemal intermediate chain 4, which translates to MRVVSSMKSEDLGSPQLTPSGKLESPISSKLKMSMIGKQRRTVGKNVASLILQQRHSIRIINENTDVTPKFLSHPNYSPIDERNVTAFELIGLTRTGSTQSSSTSQISGLKKSSSMLFRTSSLPAGSGIIDTAQFESFWSTQLTDLPTYDEDRAPSQFYLPSIDPNIFPCRPETVKITLRETETFFIFEMLPYTGDLRTPEGVAIKNENEMYEYKTIGPGSNRKLVDAETQTIEVLTKSRGTYLHSTTRRNQAAFVNNWVMHDTYAAPELMMEKKNLLIVHSVKSMEQLWHEEEMKDKLPAMEDQNKRKMPEEELEEIFYNANFSNAVRVMERIISNNIFIHAQKRFIGLIKQDPCSLDLEFTYSLDLLWIHVCEMSMGRPVSSFRWSYVNKNILAVGYGACENSEIKDGLVLIWNAKNPIRPGRWFSFESPISDLDWSRDRPNLLAVGFYDGQIKVIDVSTTRINVIRLSERITSPSCAPQWQVQWWVGDEYFDYQEQIYTCDQDGHIFCYRYVENFISTTIMTIFRIEGTLPGVARTSYCVGHDTLINRSPGALVLRRHPTLSAIYFVGSDEGCVYKCSTNYLYQHIESFLAHDGPIYSIMFSPFCPKIFLTCGADWCTRIWAEGLTEPLITLSTLMACVRYAAWCPTHSTIIVSIVDNRICVWDIRRKIHTPTSVTLSPMRDRLVMVEFTADGKRLVSADVNGNVFVYNLEGMPFPPYNQEQVLIESIEKALVTKPTLLRKLRKLGPPFFTESKPEGSV; encoded by the exons ATGCGGGTCGTTTCCAGTATGAAGTCAGAGGATCTAGGGTCCCCGCAGTTGACCCCTTCAGGGAAGTTGGAGAGTCCAATATCCTCGAAGCTGAAGATGAGCATGATCGGGAAACAACGGAGAACCGTCGGCAAGAACGTCGCGTCGTTGATCCTTCAGCAACGGCATTCGATTCGCATAATCAACGAGAACACCGACGTCACGCCGAAGTTCCTGTCCCATCCGAATTACAGCCCGATCGACGAACGGAACGTAACTGCTTTCGAACTCATCGGACTTACCCGAACTGGTAGCACCCAATCGTCCTCGACTTCGCAGATCAGCGGTTTGAAGAAGAGTTCGTCCATGCTGTTCAGGACCTCTTCGCTTCCGGCGGGATCGGGGATCATAGATACGGCGCAGTTCGAGAGCTTCTGGTCCACGCAATTAACAGACTTGCCCACCTACGACGAGGACCGAGCTCCGTCGCAGTTTTATCTTCCTAG CATCGATCCAAATATATTCCCCTGCCGACCCGAGACCGTGAAGATCACGCTTCGGGAGACAGAGACGTTCTTCATCTTCGAGATGCTACCATATACCGGCGATCTGCGTACACCGGAGGGTGTGGCGATCAAGAATGAGAATGAGATGTACGAGTACAAGACGATCGGTCCCGGATCGAACAGGAAGCTAGTGGACGCCGAGACTCAGACCATAGAAGTTCTCACGAAATCGCGTGGGACGTACCTCCATTCAACCACACGGAGGAATCAGGCGGCGTTCGTGAATAATTGGGTGATGCATGACACCTATGCCGCGCCTGAGCTGATGATGGAGAAGAAGAACCTGCTGATTGTGCACAGCGTGAAGAGCATGGAGCAGTTATGGCACGAGGAG GAGATGAAGGACAAACTGCCGGCGATGGAAGATCAGAACAAACGTAAGATGCCGGAAGAGGAACTGGAGGAGATATTTTACAACGCGAATTTCTCGAACGCTGTGCGGGTGATGGAGCGCATAATATCGAACAACATCTTCATCCACGCGCAGAAGCGTTTCATCGGCTTGATCAAGCAAGATCCTTGCAGCCTGGACCTGGAGTTCACCTACAGTTTGGACTTGCTGTGGATACACGTCTGCGAAATGAGCATGGGGCGACCAGTGTCTTCGTTCCGCTGGAGTTACGTCAACAAGAACATCCTGGCCGTGGGGTATGGGGCATGCGAGAATTCGGAGATCAAGGACGGATTAGTGCTGATCTGGAACGCGAAGAACCCCATCCGGCCGGGTCGCTGGTTCTCGTTCGAGAGTCCCATATCGGACTTGGACTGGAGCCGCGATCGGCCGAATCTATTAGCCGTCGGGTTCTACGACGGCCAGATTAAAGTGATCGACGTGAGCACAACTCGCATCAACGTGATTCGTCTGAGCGAGAGGATCACGTCACCGTCTTGTGCGCCACAATGGCAGGTCCAATGGTGGGTCGGTGACGAGTACTTTGATTACCAGGAGCAGATCTACACGTGCGACCAGGACGGCCATATATTTTGCTACCGGTACGTCGAGAACTTCATCTCTACCACCATCATGACGATCTTCAGGATAGAGGGCACGCTGCCAGGGGTAGCGAGAACCTCTTATTGCGTCGGCCACGATACGCTGATTAATCGGAGTCCGGGGGCGTTGGTGCTCCGTAGACACCCGACGCTAAGCGCCATTTACTTTGTCGGCTCCGACGAAGGCTGCGTCTACAAGTGCTCGACTAACTACCTGTATCAGCACATCGAGAGCTTCCTGGCGCACGACGGACCCATCTACTCGATAATGTTCTCCCCGTTCTGCCCAAAGATCTTCCTGACTTGCGGCGCCGATTGGTGCACCAGAATATGGGCCGAAGGTCTCACCGAGCCGTTGATCACGTTGTCCACGTTGATGGCCTGCGTGCGATACGCGGCCTGGTGTCCCACACACTCCACGATCATCGTCAGTATTGTTGACAACAGGATCTGCGTTTGGGACATCAGGAGAAAAATTCACACGCCCACGTCCGTTACGCTGTCGCCGATGAGGGACAGATTGGTGATGGTCGAGTTCACGGCAGATGGCAAACGACTGGTGTCCGCGGACGTGAATGGCAACGTGTTCGTCTACAACTTGGAGGGAATGCCGTTTCCGCCGTACAACCAGGAACAGGTGTTGATCGAGTCGATTGAAAAAGCATTGGTCACGAAGCCGACTCTGCTGCGCAAGCTGCGGAAGCTTGGACCCCCGTTCTTCACCGAGTCGAAGCCGGAAGGAAGCGTGTAA